The following nucleotide sequence is from Drosophila kikkawai strain 14028-0561.14 chromosome 2L, DkikHiC1v2, whole genome shotgun sequence.
GAGTTAGTGACCACTATAATTCCTCCTCAATTGAAGTTCAAACCTCACTGGAAATGTTCGAGTTCTTTCGTCAGATGAGTGTTCCGAAAGTCTCAGCGGTAATTCTCCGCTGGATGTTCTATCTAGCCAGTTATCTCGGCATTCTCTGCTTCAAGTTTTAGTTTTCAAGCCACAACTGATGACAAAGTAGCGATGCAAGAAAATGGTCAGTTGTGGAAGTGGTTTTTGGCTTTATTTCGCGTTGGAGGGCTATGTGTTTTAATATTCACAAGTTTACAATGGATCATTATGCTAAAAGATTTGTTGCGAAAATTCTTACACATCATCAGAATATTAGCAAACATTGCCAGCTCCCTATGCCTCCTGAGATTGCATTTGCTTCAGGGCACGGATTGCACTCATGTTGTCAACAGATTTCTGCAACTTTTTGTAAAAGTAAAAATGCTTTTCAAGACGAAGCGATCGGGATTCGGAGGAAAATATGAGCTTGTGCTTTTAATCCTCGCTCTTTCTGGCCTAATTTACGAAGGAATGtttatattacatttataccaattgaaaaaatattggaTTATAGATGTCTACTTATCCATAAGCAATAAACTTATCATGCACATCGCCTTTGTGGGCTACCTGACTCTGGGACTCCTCTACGCCGATCTAAACAACTTTGTTTCCACCGAGTTCAAATCCCAACTGGAGTCCCTAGAAGAGCAGCCCACGCGTCGGAAACTGAGGAAGGCTCGCAAGAGCTTGGACAAGTGTTTGACCCTTTACAAGGACGTGCAATCTTTGACATTCTTGTTccaaaaaattttcaacttgcCGCTACTTTTAAGCCTGGTCCGGAATTACATTACTGTTGCCTTGATTTCTTACAGTACTTTTATCAATCTTGATATTAGCTTGTCGTGGCTCTTAACGAATATTTCGATTGAAATTCTAAATATGTTGCTTCTGACGTTGTCTGTGCATAGGACAAAGCTTCAATTCAAAAGTATCCATCGACTAGTGCTAGAGAATTGTCATCTCATGGAAAACAAGGAGTGGAATAGAACTGTGAGTATGGCTAACCTATCTTTATATCTTTATTCcacaatatttatttcctaCAGCTGGAGGTCTTCTTCACCCATCTCAATCTCTACGAGTTTCGAGTGCGTCCTCTGGGCTTGTTTGACATATCCAACGAATTGTTTTTAGATTTTCTCTCTGCACTGATCACCTATCTCACTGTCGTCATTCAGTATGGAATGCAGCTGGAGACTTTCTCCTTGTTATTATCAAAAAGGCTTAGTTATATAACTAATTAAGCTCAGAGTAAAACacaaggaagctaacttcgtgGGAGTTGATTGGggatagatttttatttaattttgaaatggATTTCCCGGTTGGAGTATCAtaagtatatttaattaaaaccaaaattcaGCAATTAACCAAAGACAACaaagtaatatatataagtaataTTATAAGAttatatgaatataaattgaatgaaaaattaatctacaaaaatataaacgagtaaatctttaaaaatgtaaccTTCAAAGAATAAGTTAGGatcaataaaaagaaaagatccaaaatacttaaaataaacttcacaaaactaaataaaacgCATTTGATGGGTACCAGGTAAAATAAACTGCAACTAGTTGCAGCTCGAATCGTTAATCCATGGATAAATCTTCTTTAACGGTAATTTCTCAAATGGCAATGGGTAAGGCCACAATTatattctaaaacaaattGTGTATTAGTATGACTGAAGTAGTTTCGACATATCTTATCCAGATATACCTGTCTTCTTGTCAGTCCAAAGGAAATCACAGATGctatcaaaatataaaatttcattaactTAATGCACTTTTCAAAGCTTTGACGAGAATAAATATGTAGTTTACCTTTCAATCGAAAATTACAGCTACTCGTAACAAGTTATATTGACCCTTCGGAAGATGAGAGTATCAAAAGTTTCCATCATTATTTTACGCGGATGGTTCTTTTACGCCAGATGCATTGGAGCAGTGTTTTGGCAGTTTAAACTACCGAAGGACCATGAAGTAGTAACGGAGGGGAGCTGGAGGAATCGTTCGTGGTGGAAGTGGATCTCAATGGTCTGGCGCCTTGTCCCGCTTTGTGTCAATGCCTATACGTACTCTTTGTTTATATGGAAGCTAGCCAACTTGGTTGACCAAGTGCTGAACGGTGCACGACTTGTGATTATTACTTCCTGCTGTTTGTCATTGATCCACCTGCAGATTTTCCACGGCGAAGAAGTAATTAGAATAATGAACCAATATCTTCACCTCTTTAATAGAGTATCAGCTCTGTTCATTCGTTCGGAAATTGGATTCGGTGGCGGACGAGAATTGTGCCTGATTCTATTATCTTTGGGCTGTCAGGTGCAAGAAatcgtctttttttttggcatctTTCAATTTAGGATAAATGAGCAAAATCTTCTGAGTTGGTCAAGCGGCATCTATGTCTTCATTTGTTGTAATATAATTATGCGTATCACCTTTATTTGGTACCTCAGCCTAGGTGTCTTATATTCCAACCTGAACAAGAACCTGCTTTTGGAGACACAATGTCACAAAAGACACCAAAAGCTAAAGAATGCAATGGCTCTTTTTAGGGACATTTCCTGTTTGGTCACTTCGCTACAAAAAATCTCCAATAAATATCTTTTTTTAAACCTGCTGCAGACACTTTTCAGCGTGATATCGATCTCTTACAAAATGATAGCTGACAGACAGTTCTACCAGTTTTGGATTTGGTTCTGGTTTGTAAAGACAGTGCTCGATATGCTTGTCCTAAGTTTGGCCATTGAAGGAGCAGTCaataagtttaattttattcgggAGATAATACTGGATATGTTCTTACTCAGCGAGCGAACCGAATGGAACAGAAAGGTGAGTGGTTTGAGTGAAATTACAGTTTactaaaaatctatatttccTAACATTTAGATGGAATTATTCATCACTCATTTGAACCTATACCAGTTTAGAGTCAGCCTCATGGGTCTTTTCGATGTTTCCAATAAGTTTTTTCCTGTGGTTGTAACCGGCATGATAACGTACCTTGTTTTTATCGTTCAATTTgtaatgcaattaaaaatataagtattGAGAGGATAAAAAGCAAAGTATTTTTGAACTGGTAACCAAACTAGATTAAGTAAGGATCTATATTATATGTAGCAAATCTTTCAGTTGTAGTATTTcccttatttaaaaattcaaaatcatACTGCCTTTGAAATCCCCAGCATTCACACTTACTTTTCGAActtcatacatatgtatatatttttttagctttgACAAGCTCTGCACCAAATTTACAATGTTGGGGCCGGAGGTACTAGACGAGGAGTTTGAATGCCTGCGTCGCATTGCACAGGCAATTTGTCAGACCCTCGCAAGGCCTAAGGATCGCGAGATCTGCCGGAGCACCCTCGACGAAGTAGCCAAGTTCAATCAGTCGCCATCTATTAGGGTCAAGGAGAATGTGCACAAGTTTATGGTCTTCTACCTGAAAGTGCTGAGATGGACGCAAAAAAATCAACCGCTGACTATATACGAGAAATGGGTAAGATTGCTGCTAAGGTTTCCATTACagcttttgatttttgtaatttaaacaTCGTAGTACGGCAAGAGCTCGGGTAATGATTCGGCCTCGGCTGACTCTGAAGAAATGCGCGTTTGGTTGCAGGAGGGAACATCATTCTTCGCCATGAAAACCTTCGAAGATGGATCCACGATGGTTTATACCGCAGTGGCCAAGGATCCAAAGGCTGGTTGGGCAGAATTCGGCCTAAAGTCCCTGATGGATATGCAGAACGGTTGTAAAATATCTAAATGATCTTGTGTAAAAACTCATTTCGGAGACATATATTTCGACTGTGGGTGTATTGCTCGAGATTCAAAGTGTACAACTTTCTGGCTTAAGAATTTACTTTGAATGTACAATATTCGTAGCTTAAAGGCTTAGAGTCGGTGTACAATATGGCAGATCAATTTTATTAACGTAGCAGAAGAAATCTTCTACGACTTATAAGCAATTTTGACTTGAAACTGTTTCCTTATATTGTTTAGTACTTATAATGTGGATATTTTCTGATTTAGGCTTGTTTTTATgcaatctaaaaaatataaatcatttGATAGAAGATATAAATCatttgctttaaaatttaagtttccAAGTCATAATTGCTTTGTTCAGCAAATGCTCACTGCTCTGCTTCTTCGTTTGATAAATCGACCTGCCGTAAAGTCACAAGATCTAGATTAACTTTTCAACTTTCTAACTTAACTTtatgaaatggaaatgtgGACGGAATGTCATTCTGCTATCAAAAGTCATTCTCAGCTTAAAGATTAGTaaaagtgtgtgtgtaaagGCACAATTTgtcttttttgttgtattaatGAGGCATATTTGTGTCTTAGCTCCTTGCAATCCTTGAGGCGGCGCCCATTAGCAGGAAAGCCAAGAGCAGCTGAAGGGATCCGTGCATTTGCATAAGACTGGACCCATTGCAGCTGTCACTAGAGCAGTAGCACTCCTCCCAGTACACACCGTTTTCGTAAACGCCCCAATTACAGACTCCAGTTACT
It contains:
- the LOC108074492 gene encoding putative gustatory receptor 93c → MVWRLVPLCVNAYTYSLFIWKLANLVDQVLNGARLVIITSCCLSLIHLQIFHGEEVIRIMNQYLHLFNRVSALFIRSEIGFGGGRELCLILLSLGCQTLFSVISISYKMIADRQFYQFWIWFWFVKTVLDMLVLSLAIEGAVNKFNFIREIILDMFLLSERTEWNRKMELFITHLNLYQFRVSLMGLFDVSNKFFPVVVTGMITYLVFIVQFVMQLKI
- the LOC108074491 gene encoding putative gustatory receptor 93c, giving the protein MLFKTKRSGFGGKYELVLLILALSGLIYEGMFILHLYQLKKYWIIDVYLSISNKLIMHIAFVGYLTLGLLYADLNNFVSTEFKSQLESLEEQPTRRKLRKARKSLDKCLTLYKDLEVFFTHLNLYEFRVRPLGLFDISNELFLDFLSALITYLTVVIQYGMQLETFSLLLSKRLSYITN
- the LOC108074493 gene encoding uncharacterized protein, with protein sequence MLGPEVLDEEFECLRRIAQAICQTLARPKDREICRSTLDEVAKFNQSPSIRVKENVHKFMVFYLKVLRWTQKNQPLTIYEKWYGKSSGNDSASADSEEMRVWLQEGTSFFAMKTFEDGSTMVYTAVAKDPKAGWAEFGLKSLMDMQNGCKISK